The nucleotide sequence CAGTAACAACAGCAACAAACAATGACCAAACAGCAACAAACAATGACCAACCAGCAACAAACATAAATCAAGTTTTTGGTACAAATCAACATAGTGAAATATTAACCCAAATCCCTAATCCCTAACATGCAATTAGTCATaaaccccattataggaagagaaccccacccttacctcttgtttggattgaagaaacttctacAACTCTAGCACTTGGATTGGGACTCCTCTTCTCCTCTTCAAAACCTAGCTTcctctcttcaaaatggtttctattttttttcttctggttttctACCCTTTGTTCACTCTAACACTAACACTAAAAACCTATTTTTTTCTACAATATTGGGCCTAAGAGTTAACTCCCCCTTCACCAATCTTTACTAAATCAAAAATAGGCCCAAATAACTCattaactcaaaataaattaaaatactatttttaataatattccactatcattccataaaaaaaataatatctaattatttaatataCCGGGTTAATACTCAATAATTCATATTTACGGTCTAATCTCaaatactcagaaaattcccaaaacgctacatattagcttattaatatttctaatactaaaaatattaaaatttctgaataaatatcgatccgctatcccgaactaatactgattaaatcaccccaaaacgcaaaaatttcaataaacaccaCAAATGTCTAAATCAAGcgaataattatttttccgggcgttacaaaggAAAAAGTGAATATTGGATTTTTAATGACTCAACATTAAGCCAAACTCAACTTTAGTAAACTTTgtggaaataaatttcaaaaaaccACCTATTAAAAAGTGCATTGCATAAGATTACCTCAATCTAAATTATTTGAAAAATCATCCTAACCGTGAGCTCCGAGCAAAGCCAGCCAGCCCTAGAAAGACCTAGGTCTGCAACCTCAGTGTACCTCAAGGAAGTGACTATTTTGCACTGCTGGATTCAAGTTATTGAGATGATTCATCCGTTTAGAAAGAACCTATAAACGCTCATTTGTGGAACTTATTATTCTCCTTCCCTTCAAGGGCCACCAAAAAATATTGAATAGAGTTTTGGCTTCAATCACATGTTTCAAAAATGAAGGAAAACTTCAAGGTTTGAGATCAATGGAAAAACCAAACTTTGGATTTTTATACAGGGACTTGGTACCAACCTTACAAAAAATATTCAGCACTGACTTAGGGAAAATCTCGTGTTGTAACTGTCCCCCAAGTTTTCCATAATTATTGAACCTTATTTTAGCCTGTGTCAGAGGGTCAATAGCAAAAGACCCGCCAACCGTAATAGTATTCTGATTTGCTGAGAACTTTCTTGTAATATCCACAACAGCAACAACCTTCTCATCCAGTAGAACCATCTCCATCGCATAATACTTTCGTTTCGAATTCATGTCTGTCACAAACCACAATTGAATAACTCGAACAACAACATCCGATGATTCCTTTGCCAGTGTGATCTCAGAAACAAAATCGCGTCTTGCAGCGGCCATCGTAAAATAATAGAAAATCGTAAGGGTTTAAAGGGGATGATGAATTAGAGATGAAATAGGTCATATTTATAATAAGCAAGAAATACAAAAAGTTGAAAGAATAAACCTTCAAATTAACATTGATGATGCACTGATTAGGTTTTGGGAGATGAGAAACTAGCATTCAAGTAATTGCATCGTGAATGCAATTGAAGCTCTACCGTCGAACAGTTATGGTtgattgaaaatattttgaaacctAATTTGAAATTGGTTTAGGATCGGGATAGATTCAGGAAAGAGAAATAAATTTGGAAGGGTATTGTGTGTGAAAACTGAGAAATTTGGGAAAGGGGAAATGAATTTGAAATGACCCTTCAATTGTGCATTGAAACTGAAGAAATTAGGGAAAGGGGTAATGTATCCTAATTTATATTTACATTGAATATTTATGGGATTGCACCTAATTACAATAAAAaccaatattaaataattaaaacaaaaataggaATATTGCTTAAAATAGAAACTTTAAAAATAGCATGGCACCTAGAATCatgacacttggcaaacttgccaaagttCTCATCTTGCTATTTTCCATTGTATGATTGTATGATTGTCTCCTTTGGATATTTGATgagaacatttttttttaattctaaaaacACTAATatcattttaatgaaaaaaaacatcatttttatgagttgtttaaagggtttttttttaaatattgaaattttCAATATCGCTAGAGCATAATTGGGGAAATTTTTAAAagactgatccgctgtcgcgcgcggatcaaaaacgggTATTTTGAAAACGGTagtatagcgacaatggctcgagtcgtatcgcaaggattttTATTCTTATTAACTAATTACTGAAACGATTAATGGGGTTTTTGGTTGGTTTAGAATCGAATTGACAAaagttaaaataagtgattattgaaataagcagttatgaaataagtgattttcaagttaatctaccggttctacttccaactta is from Vicia villosa cultivar HV-30 ecotype Madison, WI unplaced genomic scaffold, Vvil1.0 ctg.000351F_1_1, whole genome shotgun sequence and encodes:
- the LOC131627174 gene encoding mitochondrial outer membrane protein porin 2-like — translated: MAAARRDFVSEITLAKESSDVVVRVIQLWFVTDMNSKRKYYAMEMVLLDEKVVAVVDITRKFSANQNTITVGGSFAIDPLTQAKIRFNNYGKLGGQLQHEIFPKSVLNIFCKVGTKSLYKNPKFGFSIDLKP